A section of the Rossellomorea marisflavi genome encodes:
- a CDS encoding DUF2768 domain-containing protein has protein sequence MTSMMKMWISFASMGFMFFAIMTIYFSRYKIKQKVLKFVTAFAAYIMMIAGGLTMLYIVLSGPSN, from the coding sequence ATGACATCAATGATGAAGATGTGGATTTCATTCGCATCGATGGGCTTTATGTTTTTTGCAATCATGACCATTTACTTCAGCAGGTATAAAATCAAGCAAAAGGTATTGAAATTCGTCACTGCCTTTGCGGCCTATATCATGATGATAGCCGGAGGGCTCACCATGCTCTATATCGTATTGAGCGGACCGTCAAATTAA
- a CDS encoding HU family DNA-binding protein has protein sequence MNKTELINAVAEAAELSKKDATKAVDAVFDTIQESLANGDKVQLIGFGNFEVRERAARKGRNPQTGEEIEISASKVPAFKPGKALKEAVK, from the coding sequence ATGAACAAGACAGAACTAATCAATGCTGTTGCAGAAGCTGCTGAACTTTCTAAGAAGGACGCAACAAAAGCAGTCGACGCTGTTTTTGATACAATCCAGGAATCACTGGCAAATGGTGATAAAGTACAGTTGATCGGATTCGGTAACTTCGAGGTACGCGAGCGTGCTGCCCGTAAAGGCCGCAACCCACAAACTGGTGAAGAAATCGAGATCTCAGCAAGCAAAGTACCTGCTTTCAAACCAGGTAAAGCGCTTAAAGAAGCTGTAAAATAA
- the hisC gene encoding histidinol-phosphate transaminase, with the protein MKWKTQIHNLKSYQPGKTMDDVKAQYKLDKVVKLASNENPFGCSPAVKEYLAEHALSHAIYPDGYAKELREGTARFLGVEPGQLLFGNGSDEVIEIIARALLSNETNTVMAVPTFPQYKHNALVEGAEIREIPLKENGAHDLDAMLSAIDGETSVVWLCSPNNPTGEYIRRSELVSFLDAVPEHVLVVLDEAYYEYVVADDYYQSIDLLPQYPQLLITRTFSKAYGLAGFRVGYGVASAEVISKLEPIREPFNNNALGQGAALSALTDQAFIEKCKEANRRGLQQYYDFCEENGLKYFPSQANFILIDFGVSGDEVFQFLMSKGYIVRSGEALGIPNTVRVTVGSTEQNDEVISKMKEFLGARLTQ; encoded by the coding sequence ATGAAGTGGAAAACGCAAATTCATAATCTGAAATCATATCAACCTGGAAAAACGATGGACGACGTGAAAGCTCAATACAAATTGGATAAAGTCGTCAAGCTTGCTTCAAATGAAAATCCATTCGGTTGCTCTCCGGCAGTCAAGGAATATCTTGCCGAGCATGCTTTATCACATGCGATCTATCCCGATGGATATGCCAAAGAACTTCGTGAGGGAACCGCCCGTTTCCTTGGAGTCGAACCCGGTCAGCTATTATTCGGCAACGGGTCGGATGAGGTGATCGAAATCATTGCCAGGGCTTTGCTGAGCAACGAAACGAACACGGTGATGGCCGTGCCGACTTTCCCGCAATACAAGCATAATGCCCTGGTTGAAGGTGCCGAAATCCGCGAGATCCCGTTGAAGGAAAATGGTGCTCACGATCTGGATGCGATGCTTTCCGCCATTGATGGGGAAACATCGGTCGTGTGGTTGTGTTCACCGAATAACCCTACAGGAGAGTATATCCGGAGAAGCGAGCTTGTCTCCTTCCTTGATGCGGTTCCTGAGCATGTGCTGGTGGTGCTGGATGAAGCGTACTATGAATATGTGGTGGCTGATGATTACTACCAGTCCATCGACCTTCTTCCGCAATACCCTCAGCTGTTGATCACACGGACGTTCTCCAAGGCATATGGTCTCGCCGGATTCCGTGTCGGCTACGGTGTGGCAAGTGCAGAGGTCATCAGTAAGCTTGAACCGATCAGGGAACCATTCAATAATAATGCACTGGGGCAGGGGGCAGCCCTGTCGGCACTAACGGATCAGGCATTCATCGAGAAATGCAAGGAAGCAAACCGCAGGGGTCTTCAACAATATTATGATTTCTGTGAAGAAAATGGGCTGAAGTATTTTCCATCCCAGGCAAATTTCATCCTGATCGATTTCGGCGTGAGCGGAGATGAAGTCTTCCAGTTCCTCATGAGCAAAGGCTACATCGTACGATCTGGGGAGGCTCTTGGCATCCCGAATACTGTGAGGGTGACAGTCGGTTC
- the aroH gene encoding chorismate mutase: MIRGIRGATTAASNKEQEVLLSTKQLLDEMILHNRIEPEKIASVFISATNDIGSVFPAKALRQLEGWTFVPVMCMQELDVEGGLPLCIRVMIHYNTEEPQEGIKHIYKNEAIRLRPDLGTKGR; this comes from the coding sequence ATGATCCGTGGAATCAGAGGAGCAACCACTGCGGCATCTAACAAGGAACAGGAAGTCCTCCTCTCAACCAAGCAACTACTGGACGAAATGATCCTACATAATCGTATCGAGCCTGAAAAGATCGCTTCTGTGTTCATTTCGGCAACCAATGACATTGGAAGTGTCTTCCCGGCGAAAGCACTGCGGCAGCTGGAGGGCTGGACGTTTGTACCCGTCATGTGCATGCAGGAACTGGATGTGGAAGGCGGGCTGCCCCTGTGCATACGTGTGATGATCCACTATAACACCGAGGAGCCACAGGAAGGGATCAAGCATATCTATAAGAACGAAGCCATCCGTTTACGGCCGGATCTTGGAACGAAAGGACGTTAA
- a CDS encoding demethylmenaquinone methyltransferase has protein sequence MQQSKEQRVHGVFEKIYGNYDKMNSVISFQQHKKWRKETMKHMSVEPGSKALDVCCGTADWTLAIAEEVGETGEVKGLDFSQNMLSIGEEKVRDSRFDNIELIHGNAMELPFEDDTFDYVTIGFGLRNVPDYLHVLKEMNRVLKPGGMAVCLETSQPTMPVFKQMYYGYFRFIMPIFGKLFAKSFNEYSWLQESARDFPGMKELATMFGEAGFRDVHVKPFSGGVAAMHSGKK, from the coding sequence ATGCAGCAGTCTAAAGAACAGAGAGTACATGGAGTATTTGAAAAAATATATGGGAATTACGATAAGATGAATTCCGTCATCAGCTTTCAACAGCATAAAAAGTGGCGCAAGGAAACAATGAAGCATATGTCAGTGGAACCAGGAAGCAAGGCACTGGATGTATGTTGCGGCACGGCGGACTGGACATTGGCCATCGCTGAAGAGGTCGGTGAGACGGGAGAGGTAAAAGGACTCGATTTCAGTCAGAACATGCTTTCAATCGGGGAAGAGAAAGTACGGGACTCACGCTTTGACAATATCGAACTGATTCATGGGAATGCCATGGAACTGCCTTTTGAAGACGACACATTCGACTATGTGACCATCGGCTTCGGACTTCGGAATGTACCTGATTATCTTCATGTCCTCAAAGAAATGAATCGCGTACTGAAGCCTGGAGGAATGGCCGTCTGCCTGGAAACATCGCAGCCTACGATGCCGGTTTTCAAACAGATGTATTATGGCTACTTCCGGTTCATCATGCCGATCTTCGGAAAGCTGTTTGCCAAGAGCTTCAATGAATATTCATGGCTGCAGGAATCGGCTAGGGATTTCCCGGGCATGAAAGAACTTGCAACGATGTTCGGGGAAGCAGGTTTCAGGGATGTTCACGTGAAGCCATTTAGCGGCGGTGTGGCAGCGATGCATTCCGGGAAAAAGTGA
- a CDS encoding CheR family methyltransferase, producing MEFIQSVKRKTNIDLSLYKEAQMKRRLTALYEKKGCHGFKEYFNLIKNDREQMEEFLDRMTINVSEFFRNQKRWEVLEESVLPRLMKGTKLRVWSAACSTGEEPYTIAMILLKHLKPEQFTIIATDLDKNALQRARTAVYPERSLQEIPESLKKKYFVKDGTRYTLDRRIVECVTFKQQNLLADPFDSHVDLIICRNVLIYFTEEAKTSLYRKFNEALSPGGFLFVGSTEQIFTPSQYGFQSEETFFYRKSNVTG from the coding sequence ATGGAGTTCATTCAATCAGTCAAGCGTAAAACCAATATCGACCTTTCGCTTTACAAAGAAGCGCAAATGAAACGACGCCTGACGGCTTTGTATGAAAAGAAAGGGTGCCATGGGTTCAAGGAGTATTTCAACCTGATCAAAAACGACAGGGAGCAGATGGAAGAATTCCTGGACCGCATGACCATCAACGTATCGGAGTTCTTCAGGAACCAAAAACGCTGGGAGGTCCTTGAAGAGTCTGTTTTACCGAGATTGATGAAAGGAACAAAATTGAGGGTGTGGAGTGCTGCCTGTTCGACGGGTGAAGAACCGTATACCATTGCCATGATCCTATTGAAACATTTGAAACCCGAGCAATTCACCATCATTGCGACAGATCTTGATAAAAATGCCCTTCAACGGGCAAGGACGGCCGTATACCCAGAGCGCTCTCTTCAGGAAATACCCGAGTCGCTGAAGAAAAAATACTTTGTGAAAGATGGGACGAGGTATACGCTGGACCGTCGCATTGTCGAATGTGTCACCTTCAAGCAGCAGAATCTACTGGCGGATCCCTTTGACTCACATGTTGATTTGATCATTTGCAGGAATGTTCTCATTTATTTCACAGAGGAAGCGAAAACATCCCTCTACAGGAAATTCAATGAGGCTTTAAGCCCTGGAGGATTTTTATTCGTAGGGAGCACAGAACAGATCTTTACTCCTTCACAATATGGTTTTCAATCAGAGGAGACCTTCTTTTACAGAAAGTCCAATGTAACGGGATGA
- the mtrB gene encoding trp RNA-binding attenuation protein MtrB, whose protein sequence is MNSNDYIVIKAIEDGVNVIGLTRGTDTRFHHSEKLDKGEVMIAQFTDHTSAIKIRGKASIQTAYGEMESDSRK, encoded by the coding sequence ATGAACAGCAATGACTACATTGTAATCAAAGCGATTGAAGATGGCGTGAATGTCATCGGTCTGACCCGGGGAACGGATACTCGTTTCCACCATTCTGAGAAGCTTGATAAAGGGGAAGTGATGATCGCTCAATTCACCGATCACACATCTGCCATCAAGATCCGGGGCAAAGCGTCCATCCAGACGGCCTATGGCGAAATGGAAAGCGACAGCCGGAAATAA
- the ndk gene encoding nucleoside-diphosphate kinase, translating into MEKTFLMVKPDGVQRGLIGDIVARFEKKGFQLAGAKLMNVSEELAKEHYGEHKERPFFGELVDFITSGPVFAMVWQGENVITTARGMMGATNPKDANLGTIRGDFGLTVGKNIIHGSDSSESAVREIGLFFKEEELLEYSKLMNEWVY; encoded by the coding sequence ATGGAAAAAACGTTTTTAATGGTCAAACCGGACGGAGTGCAACGAGGACTAATCGGTGATATTGTCGCACGTTTCGAAAAAAAGGGGTTTCAGCTTGCAGGAGCCAAGTTGATGAACGTATCAGAAGAGCTTGCAAAGGAGCACTATGGCGAGCATAAAGAAAGACCTTTCTTCGGGGAATTAGTCGATTTCATCACTTCCGGACCGGTTTTTGCCATGGTTTGGCAAGGGGAAAATGTCATCACCACCGCTCGTGGAATGATGGGTGCCACAAACCCTAAAGACGCGAATCTAGGTACGATCCGCGGGGACTTCGGGCTGACGGTCGGTAAAAATATCATTCACGGTTCTGACTCATCTGAAAGCGCTGTCAGGGAAATCGGATTGTTCTTTAAAGAGGAAGAGCTCCTTGAATACTCAAAATTGATGAACGAGTGGGTCTACTGA
- the folE gene encoding GTP cyclohydrolase I FolE, with translation MAEVNYRQIEDAVRLILEAIGDNPNREGLLDTPKRVAKMYAEVFSGMNQDPKEYFETIFGEDHEELVLVKDIPFHSMCEHHLVPFFGKAHVAYIPRNGRVTGLSKLARAVETVAKRPQLQERITSTVADTIMETLDPHGVMVVVEAEHMCMTMRGVKKPGASTVTTAVRGSYKEDAQARNEVLSFIKD, from the coding sequence ATGGCTGAAGTGAATTACCGCCAGATTGAAGACGCTGTCCGATTAATTCTGGAAGCGATAGGAGATAATCCTAATAGAGAAGGTTTGCTCGATACACCAAAAAGGGTAGCCAAAATGTATGCTGAAGTATTTTCGGGAATGAATCAGGATCCGAAGGAATATTTTGAAACGATCTTCGGTGAAGATCATGAAGAGCTTGTCCTTGTCAAAGATATCCCGTTCCACTCCATGTGCGAACATCATCTTGTACCATTCTTCGGGAAGGCTCATGTAGCTTATATTCCCCGTAATGGCAGGGTGACCGGACTTAGTAAACTTGCACGTGCGGTAGAGACGGTTGCAAAACGTCCTCAGCTTCAAGAGAGGATCACATCGACCGTTGCAGATACCATCATGGAGACGCTCGACCCTCACGGTGTCATGGTCGTGGTTGAAGCTGAACATATGTGCATGACAATGCGTGGCGTGAAAAAGCCGGGGGCAAGTACCGTTACAACGGCTGTGCGCGGAAGCTACAAGGAAGACGCACAAGCGAGGAACGAAGTGCTTTCGTTCATCAAGGACTAA
- the aroB gene encoding 3-dehydroquinate synthase — MKKVAIETASKTYDVIIGNHLRESISSFLIEKGYRNRKIWVIADEAVYDLHGMGLVESLETNFDVTVHLAPSGERAKTLEEFERAMTHGLENGVDRSSIVIALGGGAIGDMAGFVASTFMRGIPFIGVPTTILAHDSSVGGKVAINHPLGKNMIGQFHQPEAVFFDLDHLKSLPEREVLSGFGEVIKHAFLSDEGFLRDIKNSFRGPGALDDLFLEECLERGIKVKADIVARDERESSVRAYLNFGHTYGHAVESASGYGNRTHGECVVVGMIYALYLSRKLSGISFDVEGFARWSASLGYDLTIPEELAFTDLYALMTRDKKAKNGEPQFVLLRNIGEPYLTRVSKEELEEADTFIRAINR; from the coding sequence ATGAAAAAGGTAGCGATCGAGACAGCTTCCAAAACGTATGACGTCATCATCGGGAATCATTTGAGGGAATCCATTTCATCCTTTCTTATTGAAAAGGGATATAGGAATCGTAAAATCTGGGTCATTGCAGATGAAGCAGTATACGATCTTCATGGCATGGGTCTCGTGGAGAGTCTTGAGACGAACTTCGATGTAACGGTCCATCTGGCTCCAAGCGGGGAGCGGGCAAAGACGCTCGAGGAATTCGAACGGGCCATGACCCATGGTCTTGAAAACGGAGTTGACCGGAGTTCGATCGTCATCGCCCTTGGCGGTGGTGCCATCGGGGATATGGCCGGATTCGTGGCTTCTACGTTCATGAGGGGGATCCCCTTCATCGGTGTACCGACGACCATCCTTGCACACGATAGTTCAGTCGGTGGGAAGGTGGCGATCAACCATCCTCTTGGTAAGAATATGATCGGGCAATTCCATCAGCCTGAGGCGGTCTTTTTTGATCTTGATCATCTTAAATCCCTGCCTGAGCGGGAAGTACTTTCCGGATTCGGGGAAGTCATCAAGCATGCATTCCTATCGGATGAAGGCTTCCTGAGAGACATCAAGAATTCGTTCCGTGGACCTGGAGCCCTCGATGATCTGTTTTTGGAGGAATGCCTTGAACGGGGAATTAAAGTAAAGGCGGATATCGTCGCCAGGGATGAGCGGGAATCTAGTGTGCGCGCCTACCTGAATTTTGGTCATACGTACGGTCATGCCGTCGAAAGTGCCAGTGGATACGGGAATCGCACCCACGGGGAATGCGTGGTGGTGGGAATGATTTATGCCCTGTATCTCAGCAGGAAACTATCAGGGATATCCTTTGACGTCGAAGGATTCGCCCGTTGGTCAGCTTCTCTCGGATATGATCTGACCATCCCGGAAGAACTTGCGTTTACAGACCTTTATGCCCTTATGACACGAGATAAGAAAGCGAAGAACGGAGAACCTCAATTCGTTCTCCTCCGAAACATCGGAGAACCCTATCTTACTCGGGTATCAAAGGAAGAACTAGAAGAAGCGGACACATTCATCCGCGCAATCAATAGATAG
- the aroC gene encoding chorismate synthase, which produces MRYLTSGESHGPQLTTIIEGLPAGMPLLAEDINEDLARRQKGHGRGRRMQIEKDQAQIVGGVRHGQTLGSPVGLVVENKDWTHWTKIMGIEPFEESDEVKRQISRPRPGHADLVGGMKYGHRDLRNVLERSSARETTVRVAAGSVAKKLLKLLGIEVVGHVLEIGGIKSENGAYESIDQLRTVTEESPVRCLDEEAGQKMMDLIDEAKKNGDSIGGVVEVIVEGMPAGVGSYVHYDRKLDAKIARAVMSINAFKGVEFGLGFEMARKPGSEVHDEIIWDEQNGYTRRTNRLGGFEGGMSTGMPISVKGVMKPIPTLYKPLESVDIETKEPFRASIERSDSCAVPAASVVAEAVVAWELASAIVEQFHSDRFDQLLDNVERQRRASREF; this is translated from the coding sequence ATGAGATATTTAACATCAGGAGAATCCCATGGTCCGCAATTAACGACCATTATCGAAGGACTTCCAGCAGGAATGCCACTATTGGCTGAAGATATAAATGAAGATCTTGCGCGCCGTCAAAAAGGTCATGGCCGTGGCAGGCGGATGCAGATTGAAAAAGACCAGGCTCAGATCGTCGGAGGTGTCCGTCATGGGCAGACGCTCGGCTCTCCCGTAGGTCTGGTAGTAGAAAACAAGGATTGGACCCATTGGACAAAGATCATGGGAATCGAGCCTTTTGAAGAATCCGATGAAGTAAAGCGTCAAATATCCAGGCCCCGTCCCGGTCATGCCGATCTTGTAGGCGGTATGAAATACGGACACAGAGACCTGAGGAACGTGCTTGAGCGTTCATCGGCACGTGAAACGACGGTACGTGTAGCGGCTGGGAGTGTAGCTAAGAAGCTATTGAAGCTCCTCGGAATCGAAGTCGTAGGCCACGTACTTGAAATCGGTGGCATCAAGTCCGAAAATGGAGCGTATGAGTCCATCGATCAGCTAAGGACGGTAACGGAGGAATCTCCCGTTAGGTGTCTCGATGAGGAAGCGGGACAGAAAATGATGGATCTCATCGATGAAGCGAAGAAAAATGGAGATTCCATCGGCGGCGTCGTGGAAGTCATTGTCGAAGGCATGCCTGCAGGTGTCGGAAGCTATGTGCATTACGACCGTAAGCTGGATGCGAAGATTGCTAGGGCGGTCATGAGCATCAATGCCTTTAAAGGGGTGGAATTCGGACTTGGTTTCGAAATGGCAAGAAAACCCGGAAGTGAAGTGCACGATGAAATCATCTGGGATGAACAGAATGGATATACGAGAAGAACCAATCGTCTCGGTGGATTCGAAGGTGGTATGTCAACGGGCATGCCGATCAGCGTCAAAGGTGTCATGAAGCCGATCCCTACCCTTTACAAGCCCCTCGAAAGTGTCGATATTGAAACGAAAGAACCCTTCAGGGCTAGCATCGAACGTTCTGACAGCTGTGCAGTCCCTGCAGCAAGCGTCGTAGCAGAAGCCGTGGTGGCCTGGGAGCTTGCTTCGGCGATTGTGGAACAATTCCATAGTGACCGCTTCGACCAGCTATTGGACAATGTGGAAAGACAGCGACGGGCATCAAGGGAGTTTTAA
- the hepT gene encoding heptaprenyl diphosphate synthase component II, which yields MKLNRLYSFLKADIEEIEKELEVAIQSDSSLLQEASLHLLQAGGKRIRPVFVLLSAKYGDYDINVVKHAAVSLELMHMASLVHDDVIDDAELRRGKPTIKAQWDNRVAMYTGDYIFARALEYMTHIRVPEAHRILSHTLVELCKGEIAQIQDKYRYDQHLRDYLLRIKRKTALLIAVSCQLGAISSGAPEEVHRRLFNFGYNVGMSYQIIDDILDLTSTEKELGKPAGSDLWQGNITLPVLYAMDVPEVKEKIIRVREESSPEEIQSVIQAIRGTDAIERSYALSKRYLDRALEDLDHLPANKVKRTLKNIANYIGKRKY from the coding sequence ATGAAGTTAAATAGATTGTATTCGTTTCTCAAAGCGGATATCGAGGAAATAGAAAAAGAGCTGGAAGTGGCAATCCAATCGGATTCTTCCCTTTTACAAGAAGCTTCCCTTCACCTTCTTCAGGCTGGAGGTAAACGGATACGACCTGTATTTGTCCTGCTGTCTGCCAAGTATGGCGATTATGATATCAATGTGGTCAAACATGCGGCTGTATCCCTCGAGCTCATGCATATGGCCTCCCTTGTCCATGATGACGTCATTGATGATGCGGAACTCAGAAGGGGTAAACCCACCATCAAGGCACAATGGGATAATCGGGTTGCCATGTATACAGGCGATTATATTTTCGCTCGTGCCCTGGAGTACATGACCCACATCAGGGTGCCGGAGGCCCACAGGATCCTGTCCCATACACTGGTGGAACTGTGCAAAGGAGAAATTGCCCAGATTCAGGACAAGTATCGATATGACCAGCATCTTAGGGATTATCTCCTCCGGATCAAACGGAAGACGGCACTCCTTATCGCGGTCAGCTGCCAGCTGGGCGCCATCTCTTCTGGAGCACCGGAAGAAGTACATAGAAGACTGTTCAACTTCGGGTACAACGTCGGGATGAGCTATCAGATCATCGATGATATCCTTGATCTTACTTCAACGGAGAAGGAGCTCGGAAAACCTGCGGGAAGCGACCTTTGGCAAGGGAATATCACTCTTCCGGTCCTTTACGCCATGGATGTTCCAGAAGTGAAGGAAAAGATCATACGCGTAAGGGAAGAAAGTTCACCGGAAGAAATCCAGTCAGTTATACAAGCTATACGGGGTACAGATGCCATCGAACGATCCTATGCCTTGAGCAAAAGGTATCTCGACAGGGCACTTGAAGACTTGGATCACTTGCCTGCAAACAAGGTGAAGCGTACGTTGAAAAACATTGCAAATTATATTGGAAAAAGAAAATATTGA
- the spoIVA gene encoding stage IV sporulation protein A, translating into MERVDLFKDIAERTGGDIYLGVVGAVRTGKSTFIKKFMELVVLPNIASESERARAQDELPQSAAGRTIMTTEPKFVPNQAISVHVDEGLEVNIRLVDCVGYTVPGAKGYEDENGPRMINTPWYEEPIPFHEAAEIGTRKVIQEHSTIGVVVTTDGSIGEIGRGDYIEAEERVIEELKEVGKPFIMVINSARPHAPETEDLRLKLQDKYDIPVLAMSVESMRDSDVMNVLREALFEFPVLEVNVNLPSWVMVLKEEHWLRQNYQEAVKETVKDIKRLRDVDRVVHHFSEIEHIERAGLAGIDMGQGIAEIDLYAPDELYDEVLKEIVGVEIRGKDHLLELMQDFAHAKAEYDQISDALRMVKQTGYGIAAPSLSDMSLDEPEIIRQGSRFGVSLKAVAPSIHMIKVDVQSKFEPIIGTEKQSEELVRYLMQDFEDDPLSIWNSDIFGRSLSSIVREGIQAKLSLMPENARYKLKDTLERIINEGSGGLIAIIL; encoded by the coding sequence TTGGAAAGAGTCGATCTATTTAAAGACATTGCCGAAAGAACGGGTGGGGATATTTACCTGGGGGTTGTAGGGGCTGTAAGGACCGGGAAGTCGACGTTCATTAAGAAATTCATGGAACTGGTGGTCCTACCCAATATTGCAAGTGAATCCGAGCGGGCCAGGGCACAGGATGAACTGCCTCAGAGCGCTGCCGGAAGGACCATCATGACGACAGAGCCGAAATTTGTACCAAATCAGGCCATTTCCGTTCATGTGGACGAAGGCCTTGAAGTGAATATAAGATTGGTAGACTGTGTGGGGTATACCGTTCCGGGTGCCAAGGGATATGAAGATGAGAATGGCCCGAGGATGATCAACACGCCGTGGTATGAAGAACCGATCCCGTTCCATGAAGCGGCTGAGATCGGGACACGTAAAGTCATCCAGGAGCATTCCACGATCGGTGTGGTCGTCACGACCGACGGATCCATCGGCGAAATCGGCCGCGGAGATTATATCGAAGCGGAAGAGAGAGTGATTGAAGAACTGAAGGAAGTCGGCAAGCCGTTCATCATGGTCATCAACTCGGCAAGGCCTCATGCGCCGGAAACCGAAGACCTGAGACTGAAGCTTCAGGATAAATACGATATCCCGGTGCTTGCCATGAGCGTCGAAAGCATGAGGGATTCGGACGTCATGAACGTCCTGAGGGAAGCACTGTTCGAATTCCCGGTCTTGGAAGTGAACGTCAATCTACCGAGCTGGGTCATGGTGCTGAAAGAAGAGCATTGGTTGAGACAGAACTATCAGGAAGCCGTCAAGGAGACGGTGAAAGATATCAAGCGCCTGAGGGATGTAGACCGGGTCGTCCACCACTTCAGCGAAATCGAGCATATCGAGAGGGCTGGGTTGGCCGGTATCGACATGGGGCAGGGGATAGCCGAAATCGACCTGTATGCACCGGATGAGCTCTACGATGAGGTACTGAAGGAAATCGTCGGCGTCGAGATCAGGGGGAAAGATCACCTTCTGGAACTCATGCAGGATTTCGCCCACGCCAAAGCAGAATATGACCAAATATCAGATGCGTTACGGATGGTGAAACAGACTGGATATGGCATTGCAGCTCCGTCCTTGTCCGACATGAGCCTCGATGAGCCGGAAATCATCAGGCAGGGTTCACGTTTCGGCGTCAGCCTGAAAGCCGTCGCCCCGTCGATCCATATGATCAAGGTCGATGTTCAGTCCAAGTTCGAACCGATCATCGGGACGGAGAAGCAAAGCGAAGAACTCGTGCGCTACCTCATGCAGGACTTCGAAGACGATCCACTATCAATCTGGAATTCAGATATCTTCGGACGTTCCCTGAGCTCGATCGTAAGGGAAGGCATCCAGGCAAAGCTATCCCTCATGCCTGAAAATGCCCGCTACAAACTCAAGGATACACTGGAACGGATCATCAATGAAGGGTCAGGCGGTCTGATCGCCATCATCCTCTAA
- a CDS encoding heptaprenyl diphosphate synthase component 1, giving the protein MKFIDCNHQANIIHQYVEEQLHHSYLKEYIDHPYIDRDRIHFLLLPFVEANGDISLEEVQWISTAMLLQIALDTHEKVTNSEFDPLKERQLTVLAGVYFSSLYYKILAETDEVDLIAILAKAIKEVNESKISIYKGDHADITALMKTLKKREASIISNFFAFMDDSRWEEVVSDVLVYKKLIQERSSLEETETTSFLQALAKVSLPSALRESGLLKKKSEGHRHLLSSLDRLIEGVKAAVHRNMEDGGLVAPNLKKIVLELLPYAEPREMTKLYAEEG; this is encoded by the coding sequence ATGAAATTCATTGATTGCAACCATCAAGCGAATATCATTCATCAATATGTGGAAGAGCAGCTGCATCACTCTTATTTAAAGGAATATATCGATCATCCCTATATTGATCGGGATCGGATCCATTTCCTTTTACTTCCGTTTGTAGAGGCGAATGGGGACATCAGCTTGGAAGAGGTTCAGTGGATTTCTACTGCCATGCTTTTGCAGATTGCCCTTGATACCCATGAAAAAGTCACGAATTCGGAGTTTGATCCGCTGAAAGAAAGGCAGCTCACGGTCCTTGCCGGAGTGTATTTCAGTAGTCTATATTACAAAATCCTCGCTGAAACGGATGAGGTTGATTTGATCGCGATTCTCGCAAAAGCCATCAAGGAAGTCAACGAGAGCAAGATATCCATCTACAAGGGGGATCACGCCGATATCACCGCCCTTATGAAGACCCTGAAAAAGAGGGAAGCCTCTATCATTTCCAATTTCTTCGCATTCATGGACGATTCCCGGTGGGAAGAAGTCGTCTCGGATGTGCTTGTATACAAGAAGCTCATCCAGGAGCGAAGCAGCTTGGAAGAGACCGAAACGACAAGCTTCCTGCAGGCACTGGCGAAGGTTAGCCTACCGTCGGCCTTGAGGGAAAGCGGGCTCTTGAAAAAGAAAAGTGAAGGTCATAGGCATTTGCTTTCGTCCCTAGACCGGCTCATTGAGGGTGTGAAAGCGGCCGTTCATCGGAATATGGAGGATGGGGGTCTTGTTGCTCCCAATCTGAAAAAGATTGTACTTGAACTGCTGCCCTATGCCGAACCACGGGAAATGACGAAATTATATGCGGAAGAAGGGTAA